The following are from one region of the Ptychodera flava strain L36383 chromosome 15, AS_Pfla_20210202, whole genome shotgun sequence genome:
- the LOC139151928 gene encoding electron transfer flavoprotein subunit alpha, mitochondrial-like, with translation MFGLVARPTRRVAQATSSFYRHGSTLVVAEHTNEALTPITLNTITAARKVGGDVACLVAGTNCSKVVEQLAQVGGISKILVADNEAYKGFLPEVLTPLVVSTQKQFNFTHIAAGATAMGKNLLPRIAAKLDVAPISDIIGIESEDTFVRTIYAGNAISTIKSKDPVKIFSVRGTAFEAAEVSGGSATSEDAPAADVPADLAEWLGQALSKSDRPELTSAKTVISGGRGMKNGENFQLLYDLADRMNAAVGASRAAVDAGYVPNDMQVGQTGKIVAPELYIAVGISGAIQHLAGMKDSKTIVAINKDPEAPIFQVADFGLVADLFKAVPEMTEQLDKIKN, from the exons ATGTTTGGACTTGTCGCACGCCCGACGAGAAGAGTAGCTCAGGCT ACATCATCCTTTTATAGACACGGCAGTACATTGGTCGTAGCAGAACACACAAATGAGGCGCTAACACCCATCACGCTGAATACCATCACTGCAGCCAGGAAAGTTGGAGGTGATGTGGCGTGTCTTGTAGCTGGCACAAACTGCAGCAAG GTTGTGGAGCAGTTAGCTCAAGTTGGTGGCATCAGCAAAATTCTTGTCGCCGACAATGAAGCATACAAAGGCTTTCTACCTGAGGTACTTACACCATTGGTGGTCAGTACTCAGAAACAGTTCAACTTTACACACATTGCAGCAGGTGCAACTGCCATGGGCAAG AACCTCCTTCCAAGGATAGCTGCCAAACTTGACGTGGCACCGATCTCAGACATCATCGGCATTGAATCAGAAGACACGTTTGTTCGCACCATCTATGCCGGCAATGCCATCTCAACAATCAAATCTAAAGACCCAGTGAAGATCTTCAGTGTGCGTGGGACTGCATTTGAGGCTGCAGAAGTCAGTGGTGGATCAGCTACATCAGAAGATG CACCAGCTGCTGATGTGCCAGCAGACCTGGCTGAATGGCTTGGGCAGGCTTTGAGTAAGAGTGACCGTCCAGAGTTGACCAGTGCCAAGACAGTCATATCTGGAG GTCGTGGAATGAAGAATGGTGAAAACTTTCAGTTGTTGTACGATCTTGCTGACAGAATGAATGCAGCAGTTGGAGCATCACGTGCCGCAGTGGATGCTGGATATGTACCAAATGACATGCAAGTTGGACAAACTGGAAAAATTGTTGCCCCT GAGCTGTACATTGCAGTCGGCATCTCCGGAGCAATCCAGCATTTAGCCGGCATGAAAGACAGCAAGACTATTGTTGCCATCAACAAAGACCCTGAAGCACCAATCTTCCAGGTTGCTGATTTTGGTCTGGTGGCCGACCTTTTCAAG GCTGTACCTGAGATGACAGAGCAACTGGACAAGATTAAGAATTGA